Proteins encoded within one genomic window of Acinetobacter sp. YWS30-1:
- a CDS encoding putative RNA methyltransferase has protein sequence MNLLMCPVCREQLRLNERTWRCDNQHSYDVAKQGYVNLHVVQHKHSKNPGDTPESVQARRAFLSAGHYAPLQQAVVKKIRELRIENLLDIGCGEGYYTNAMQAEVMQCVGVDIAKNAVQVAAKLNKEITWVVGTGATLPVLDQSIDLCTSLFSPIPKQEILRVLKPKSYLMVVTPAPQHLYAMREALFEEVKAHEPQKFVEQLQDVFNLVSEQVIDAPMTLPQADLKNLIAMTPYAYKAKPERRLALEQQDQFDLMAQFQIYVFQKK, from the coding sequence ATGAACCTACTGATGTGTCCTGTTTGTCGTGAGCAGTTACGCTTAAATGAACGTACATGGCGCTGTGACAATCAGCATAGCTATGATGTAGCCAAGCAGGGTTATGTGAACCTGCATGTGGTGCAGCATAAACATAGTAAAAATCCGGGCGATACGCCTGAATCTGTGCAGGCACGCCGTGCATTTCTGAGTGCAGGCCATTATGCGCCTTTGCAACAGGCTGTGGTCAAGAAAATCCGTGAGCTGCGGATTGAAAATCTGCTCGATATTGGTTGTGGCGAAGGCTATTACACCAATGCCATGCAGGCTGAAGTCATGCAATGTGTCGGCGTAGATATTGCCAAAAATGCAGTTCAGGTTGCAGCTAAACTGAATAAAGAAATTACCTGGGTGGTAGGGACAGGGGCAACCTTGCCGGTATTGGATCAATCCATTGATCTCTGTACCAGCTTATTTAGCCCGATTCCGAAACAGGAAATCTTGCGGGTATTAAAGCCAAAATCTTATTTGATGGTAGTGACGCCTGCACCACAACATTTGTACGCGATGCGGGAAGCCTTATTTGAGGAAGTGAAAGCACACGAGCCACAGAAATTTGTTGAGCAGTTGCAGGATGTATTTAATCTGGTAAGTGAACAGGTGATTGATGCGCCAATGACTTTGCCTCAAGCGGATTTAAAAAACCTGATTGCTATGACTCCCTATGCTTATAAAGCCAAACCTGAACGCCGTTTGGCACTTGAGCAGCAGGATCAATTCGATTTAATGGCCCAATTCCAGATTTATGTATTTCAGAAGAAGTAA
- the mraY gene encoding phospho-N-acetylmuramoyl-pentapeptide-transferase, translating to MLLWLFDQLAGFDSTFQVVRYLTLRALLSVLTAMTIGLVLGPIMIRKLQALKYGQAVSSFAPENHAKKMGTPTMGGVLILLSIGISTLLWADLTNPYVWIVLSVMVIFGAVGWADDWIKIRYKDNAGLPARKKFFWTSVGSIGAGIALYVIAQQQPNPVVTANMLDVLIPFFKDHTIPLSVIPLGIGFIIFTYFVINGASNAVNLTDGLDGLAIMPIVLVAAGLGVFAYLAGDVRFANYLHIPYVKYSSELVVICAAMIGAGLAFLWYNAHPAQVFMGDVGALSLGAMLGTIAVMVRQEIVFAIMAGVFLVEAISVFLQIGSLRMRNKRVFLMAPLHHHYEKKGWRETQVVIRFWIITIMLVVFGLMTLKLR from the coding sequence ATGCTGTTATGGCTATTTGACCAGCTGGCGGGCTTTGATAGCACGTTTCAGGTGGTTCGTTATCTAACTTTACGTGCTTTGCTCAGCGTCTTGACCGCAATGACTATCGGTTTGGTCTTGGGTCCGATCATGATCCGCAAATTGCAGGCACTAAAATATGGTCAGGCAGTAAGTTCGTTTGCTCCTGAGAATCATGCCAAGAAAATGGGTACACCGACCATGGGTGGGGTATTAATCCTGCTCTCGATCGGGATCTCCACCTTACTGTGGGCGGACCTGACGAATCCTTATGTCTGGATTGTGCTCTCGGTAATGGTGATTTTCGGCGCCGTTGGCTGGGCGGATGACTGGATTAAAATCCGTTATAAGGACAATGCCGGTTTACCTGCACGCAAGAAATTCTTTTGGACGTCTGTAGGTTCAATCGGTGCTGGTATTGCACTGTATGTGATCGCACAGCAGCAACCGAATCCAGTTGTGACTGCCAACATGCTGGATGTGTTGATTCCATTCTTTAAGGATCACACCATTCCATTGTCTGTGATTCCGCTGGGAATTGGCTTCATTATTTTCACTTACTTCGTGATTAATGGTGCATCCAATGCCGTAAACCTGACCGATGGTCTGGATGGTCTGGCAATTATGCCAATTGTCCTGGTTGCGGCAGGTTTAGGGGTATTTGCTTATTTGGCAGGCGATGTACGTTTCGCTAACTACTTACATATTCCTTATGTGAAATATTCTTCTGAACTGGTGGTGATCTGTGCTGCGATGATCGGTGCCGGTCTGGCATTCCTCTGGTATAACGCTCATCCAGCTCAAGTGTTTATGGGTGATGTGGGTGCGTTATCTTTAGGTGCGATGCTGGGTACGATTGCCGTGATGGTGCGTCAGGAAATCGTGTTTGCGATTATGGCAGGTGTATTCCTGGTGGAAGCAATTTCAGTCTTCCTGCAAATCGGTTCATTAAGAATGCGTAATAAACGGGTATTCCTGATGGCACCTTTGCATCACCATTATGAAAAGAAAGGTTGGCGTGAAACTCAAGTCGTCATCCGTTTCTGGATTATTACAATTATGCTGGTAGTTTTTGGCCTAATGACCTTAAAATTACGCTAA
- a CDS encoding UDP-N-acetylmuramoyl-tripeptide--D-alanyl-D-alanine ligase, with the protein MHTSTTSTVPLEPWTIEQLQQATQGYWLNDKKPEGQIKRILTDSRYAEAGDVFLALKGERFDAHDFIAQVAEKGCGVAIVSRPVDAEICQLVVEDTRLALGHLGAYRRQQNSQLKVIALTGSSGKTTTKEMLGSILSRLAPTLVTRGNLNNDLGVPMMLLELRAEHQYAVMELGASHQGEIDYTSNLVQPHVAGIINIGTAHLGEFGGRDGICRAKSEIYSHISETSIVPAADDYAEQIRADVKTEKTLSFGQGGDVYATDVELHPQSVTFTLNTPQGSKTVNLPFAGEHNVQNATAAVAFSLAIGISLNDIVAGLEQAVGAKGRLNFIPHKEFLFIDDTYNANPSSMRAAAEVLAQQQGIRVMVTGDIGELGSSAAIEHYKLGRDLVSVKGINFVVAVGEFAPAAQEGARSTQYGKKMQAFLNQEQALPFLIDLIETHHPQPMSFLFKGSRFTHMETLMAALMEKL; encoded by the coding sequence ATGCATACTTCAACAACAAGTACCGTGCCTCTAGAGCCATGGACAATTGAACAGTTACAGCAAGCCACTCAGGGTTATTGGCTGAATGATAAAAAACCTGAAGGTCAGATTAAGCGGATTTTAACTGATTCCCGTTATGCCGAAGCAGGTGATGTTTTTTTGGCACTTAAAGGTGAGCGTTTTGATGCGCATGACTTTATCGCCCAAGTGGCTGAGAAGGGCTGTGGAGTCGCAATTGTCAGTCGACCTGTTGATGCAGAGATTTGCCAGCTAGTAGTTGAAGACACTCGTCTGGCACTGGGTCATCTTGGCGCTTATCGTCGTCAGCAAAACTCACAGCTTAAAGTCATTGCTTTGACAGGCAGTAGCGGTAAAACCACGACCAAGGAAATGCTGGGCAGTATCTTGTCACGTCTGGCACCGACTTTAGTCACTCGCGGTAACCTGAATAATGATTTGGGTGTCCCAATGATGTTGCTGGAACTGCGTGCTGAACATCAGTATGCGGTGATGGAGCTGGGTGCGAGCCATCAGGGTGAAATTGATTACACTTCCAATCTGGTACAGCCGCATGTGGCCGGTATCATTAATATCGGTACCGCACATTTGGGTGAGTTTGGTGGTCGTGATGGGATTTGTCGCGCCAAGTCTGAAATCTATTCGCATATTTCTGAAACTTCGATTGTGCCCGCAGCAGATGATTACGCCGAGCAGATCCGTGCAGACGTCAAAACAGAGAAGACCCTAAGTTTTGGTCAGGGTGGTGACGTCTACGCGACTGACGTAGAACTACATCCGCAATCTGTGACTTTCACGCTAAATACACCGCAAGGCAGTAAAACCGTAAATCTGCCATTTGCTGGTGAACACAATGTGCAAAACGCAACTGCAGCAGTGGCTTTTTCTTTGGCGATTGGTATCAGTCTGAATGATATCGTGGCTGGCCTTGAACAGGCCGTTGGTGCCAAAGGTCGTTTGAACTTTATTCCGCACAAAGAATTTTTATTTATTGATGATACCTACAATGCCAATCCAAGCTCGATGCGTGCAGCGGCTGAAGTTTTAGCGCAGCAGCAGGGTATTCGAGTGATGGTGACCGGTGATATCGGTGAACTGGGTTCATCTGCCGCGATCGAGCATTATAAACTTGGTCGGGATCTGGTATCGGTCAAAGGCATTAATTTTGTGGTGGCTGTGGGTGAATTTGCTCCAGCTGCACAAGAAGGTGCACGTAGTACGCAATATGGTAAGAAGATGCAGGCTTTCCTCAATCAGGAGCAGGCTTTACCATTTTTAATTGATTTGATTGAAACACATCATCCCCAGCCAATGTCTTTTCTATTTAAAGGGTCGCGTTTTACCCATATGGAAACATTAATGGCTGCATTGATGGAGAAACTCTAA
- a CDS encoding UDP-N-acetylmuramoyl-L-alanyl-D-glutamate--2,6-diaminopimelate ligase, producing the protein MSITFQDLYAVQEPAEWMRQSFQGFELDSRKVKLGQIFIALTSLSQPEKTAEYAKKALSLGALAVISEQELGVTPALVVPNVRHLMGEWQKRYLQATQPVKAARILAVTGTNGKTTISRLVAELLMLQGKACAVMGTTGNGILPNLEASSHTTLDALQLQNALHAYAQAGAEFASIEASSHGLEQGRLNGCAIEIAAYSNLSRDHLDYHGTLEAYAEAKSRLFSFESLKVAVINIDDAHAKVMLNAAKANPNQPKILTYSLSQAADYQVQDIQYSISGAEFKLITAQDTFTVHSPLLGHFNIENLVASLVVAEQAGFALADLIATVPELKGAPGRMQVIRDDERLFVVDYAHTPDALTQVLLTLKRHVSQKLWVAFGCGGDRDRGKRPLMTQAALEGADIAVLTSDNPRTEDPNQIFADMKQGIDFSDKTYHEIHDRREAIRFVVDQAQPGDIVVIAGKGHENYQEIDGVRHWFDDVVEVQAAIDAQHHNRDLAFPAH; encoded by the coding sequence ATGTCCATTACATTTCAAGATCTCTACGCCGTTCAAGAACCTGCTGAGTGGATGCGACAATCCTTTCAGGGTTTCGAACTGGACAGCCGCAAAGTTAAACTGGGGCAAATTTTTATTGCTCTGACCAGCTTGTCTCAACCTGAAAAAACCGCAGAATATGCCAAAAAAGCCCTGTCATTGGGTGCACTGGCCGTAATTTCAGAACAAGAGCTAGGTGTTACTCCAGCTTTGGTAGTACCCAATGTCCGTCACTTGATGGGCGAGTGGCAAAAGCGCTATCTGCAAGCGACTCAGCCAGTCAAGGCTGCCCGTATTCTGGCCGTAACTGGTACCAATGGTAAAACCACAATTTCCCGTCTGGTTGCTGAGTTGCTGATGCTGCAAGGCAAAGCTTGTGCAGTTATGGGGACTACTGGGAATGGTATTTTGCCGAATCTGGAAGCCTCTTCTCATACCACCCTTGATGCCCTGCAATTGCAAAATGCCTTGCATGCTTATGCACAGGCAGGTGCGGAATTTGCTTCAATTGAGGCGAGTTCGCATGGTCTGGAGCAGGGCCGTCTGAATGGGTGTGCGATTGAAATTGCGGCTTATAGCAATTTAAGCCGTGACCATCTCGACTATCACGGTACGTTGGAAGCTTATGCAGAAGCAAAATCGCGTTTATTCAGTTTTGAATCTCTGAAAGTTGCAGTTATCAATATTGATGACGCACATGCAAAAGTGATGCTGAATGCTGCAAAAGCCAATCCGAATCAGCCGAAAATTCTGACTTATTCTTTGTCACAAGCAGCTGATTATCAGGTTCAGGATATCCAATACAGTATTTCCGGTGCTGAATTTAAATTGATCACTGCACAAGATACATTTACTGTGCATAGTCCTTTGCTGGGTCATTTCAATATCGAAAATCTGGTTGCGAGCCTGGTTGTGGCAGAGCAAGCCGGTTTTGCATTAGCCGATTTAATTGCAACTGTGCCCGAGCTGAAAGGTGCTCCAGGCCGTATGCAGGTCATTCGTGATGATGAGCGTTTATTTGTTGTGGATTATGCACATACTCCAGATGCCCTCACTCAGGTCTTGCTTACGCTGAAGCGCCATGTCAGTCAAAAACTCTGGGTTGCTTTTGGTTGTGGCGGTGATCGTGATCGTGGCAAACGTCCGTTGATGACTCAAGCGGCCCTCGAAGGTGCTGATATTGCAGTGCTGACTTCGGACAATCCACGTACTGAAGATCCAAACCAGATTTTCGCTGACATGAAGCAGGGTATCGATTTTTCAGACAAAACCTATCATGAAATTCATGACCGTCGTGAAGCAATCCGCTTTGTAGTCGACCAGGCACAGCCAGGTGACATTGTGGTGATTGCCGGTAAGGGACACGAAAATTATCAGGAGATTGATGGGGTGCGACATTGGTTTGATGATGTGGTCGAGGTACAGGCCGCGATTGATGCCCAGCATCACAACCGTGATTTAGCATTTCCAGCGCATTAG
- the ftsI gene encoding penicillin-binding protein PBP3 → MVDKRKKQPVRKKQSVTEKNALNVYINRFYIMWAVVLLCFVTLIGRAFYVQIINKDFLQNKANANILRTNTIKAMRGVIYDRNGIPLAISTPIMKIVIDPRDYFDNKRLYDETMLALQKEPNSRKLKRQLPDKNLNLDELADAVGMDRAELRKKMEERPRSRYLILKKEVPPQQAELIMKRNFQGVYTEKNYKRYYPQPQPNSQIIGLTNSEGIGIEGLEMQLNTRLAGQDGEQQIIRDKKGNRVKEPEVIKEVEPGENITLSIDSRLQYIMYRELTAAGVANNARSATAIAVDVKTGEILAMSSWPSYNPNDKNGLLNKDAMRNRGAVDSFEPGSTMKPLTVAMALESGKYTANSVINTSPGSMRVGNHTIRDTHNYGQLTLGGIIQKSSNVGVAKLALSLPYETLPTFYKRLGFGQRSAVKFPGESSGLILPPSKWNVSEVATMAYGYGLNATVLQLADAYAMLANKGVKVPLSLYKLEEQPQGEQMIDPQIAEQVLLMMETATLPGGTATRATVPGYRVAGKTGTAHKLRADRKGYSTSEYRALFAGVAPVSDPRIAMVVVVENPQGSYYGGTVSAPVFARVMQESLRLLNVPLDKPLESPKVQ, encoded by the coding sequence ATGGTAGACAAGAGAAAGAAGCAACCGGTACGTAAAAAGCAGTCCGTCACCGAGAAAAATGCCTTAAATGTTTATATCAACCGTTTTTACATCATGTGGGCCGTGGTGCTGCTGTGTTTTGTGACACTAATCGGCCGAGCTTTCTATGTGCAGATTATTAATAAGGATTTTCTGCAAAATAAAGCCAATGCCAATATTTTACGAACCAATACCATCAAGGCCATGCGTGGCGTAATTTATGATCGTAATGGTATTCCACTGGCGATCAGTACGCCGATTATGAAAATCGTGATTGACCCACGTGACTATTTTGATAATAAAAGACTCTATGATGAAACCATGCTGGCGCTACAGAAAGAGCCGAATAGCCGTAAACTAAAACGCCAGCTCCCAGATAAAAACCTGAATCTGGATGAGCTGGCTGATGCAGTGGGCATGGATCGTGCTGAATTGCGCAAAAAGATGGAAGAGCGTCCACGTTCACGTTATCTGATCCTGAAAAAAGAAGTGCCGCCACAACAGGCGGAACTGATCATGAAGCGTAATTTCCAAGGTGTGTATACCGAGAAAAACTATAAGCGCTATTATCCTCAGCCCCAGCCAAACTCCCAGATTATTGGTCTGACCAATAGTGAGGGAATTGGGATCGAAGGTCTGGAGATGCAGCTGAATACCCGTCTTGCCGGTCAGGATGGTGAACAGCAGATTATCCGTGACAAAAAAGGCAACCGGGTTAAAGAACCGGAAGTGATTAAAGAAGTTGAGCCAGGTGAAAACATTACCCTGAGTATCGACTCACGTTTACAGTACATTATGTATCGTGAACTGACTGCAGCAGGCGTCGCCAATAATGCCCGCTCCGCAACAGCGATTGCAGTCGACGTCAAAACCGGTGAAATTCTGGCAATGTCTTCTTGGCCCTCTTATAACCCGAATGACAAGAATGGCTTATTAAATAAAGACGCAATGCGTAATCGTGGCGCTGTCGATTCCTTCGAGCCGGGTTCAACCATGAAGCCGCTAACTGTGGCGATGGCTCTAGAGAGCGGGAAATATACGGCCAATTCGGTCATCAATACGAGTCCAGGTAGTATGCGGGTCGGAAACCACACTATTCGTGATACGCATAACTATGGTCAGTTGACGTTGGGTGGGATTATCCAGAAATCATCAAACGTCGGGGTAGCTAAATTAGCTCTGTCACTGCCGTATGAAACTTTACCGACTTTCTATAAACGTCTTGGTTTTGGTCAGCGTTCCGCAGTGAAATTTCCGGGTGAAAGTTCCGGTTTGATTCTGCCGCCAAGTAAATGGAATGTATCTGAAGTAGCAACTATGGCCTATGGTTATGGTCTGAATGCGACTGTGCTGCAACTGGCTGATGCCTATGCCATGCTGGCGAACAAAGGTGTGAAAGTGCCTTTAAGCCTGTATAAATTAGAAGAACAGCCACAGGGCGAGCAGATGATTGATCCACAAATCGCAGAACAGGTTCTGCTGATGATGGAAACAGCAACTCTGCCTGGTGGTACAGCAACCCGTGCAACCGTACCTGGTTATCGTGTTGCAGGTAAAACCGGTACTGCGCATAAATTGCGTGCCGACCGTAAAGGCTATTCAACCAGTGAATACCGTGCTTTATTTGCTGGTGTAGCACCCGTGAGTGATCCGCGTATTGCTATGGTGGTGGTCGTGGAAAATCCGCAAGGGTCTTATTATGGTGGTACGGTATCTGCACCTGTCTTTGCCCGTGTGATGCAGGAATCTTTACGCCTGCTAAATGTCCCGTTGGACAAACCTTTAGAATCTCCCAAAGTCCAGTAA
- the ftsL gene encoding cell division protein FtsL: protein MKTEVVDKKTEKLWLKKVIIYLILILMVFISAVFVVFQVFEYRQDNRKLSTYLRERDDLNAEWGRLLIEQQTFGATAQIGTRAVTQLRMYSPPISQSVVISLPQPSDEKK, encoded by the coding sequence ATGAAAACTGAAGTGGTTGATAAAAAAACAGAAAAGTTATGGCTGAAAAAAGTCATTATTTACCTCATATTGATATTGATGGTCTTCATCAGTGCGGTATTTGTCGTCTTCCAAGTCTTTGAATACCGTCAGGATAACCGCAAACTAAGTACCTATCTGCGCGAACGGGATGACCTGAATGCAGAGTGGGGACGTTTGCTGATTGAACAGCAGACTTTCGGTGCGACCGCGCAGATTGGTACCCGTGCAGTGACCCAGTTAAGGATGTATTCACCTCCGATTTCACAGAGTGTCGTGATTTCCTTACCACAACCTTCAGATGAGAAAAAATAA
- the rsmH gene encoding 16S rRNA (cytosine(1402)-N(4))-methyltransferase RsmH, with product MSHISVLLHETIDALLAGRNTGIYVDGTFGRGGHTRLLLSKLDENARVYAFDKDPQALAVAAELEQGDSRFKIIHASFADLKQALAEQGIESVDGVMADLGVSSPQLDQAERGFSFMKDGPLDMRMDNSQGPTAAEWLVDIEEEALANVIFQYGEERYSRRIAKAIKAAGYIDTTAKLAEIVKVAHPKWEKNKHAATRTFQAIRIAINKELEDIETFLPQAVEILKPEGRLAVISFHSLEDRLIKQFIQKESTLEEDSGWGMPQQQKDTRRLKKIARVKASDEEVKANPRSRSAWLRVAERLA from the coding sequence ATGTCACATATTTCTGTATTACTTCACGAAACGATTGATGCCTTACTGGCTGGTCGCAATACGGGAATTTATGTGGATGGAACCTTTGGTCGCGGTGGGCATACACGTTTATTACTTTCCAAATTAGATGAAAATGCACGCGTCTATGCTTTCGATAAAGACCCGCAAGCATTGGCTGTTGCCGCAGAACTGGAACAGGGAGATTCACGTTTTAAAATTATCCATGCCAGCTTCGCTGATTTAAAACAGGCATTAGCTGAGCAGGGTATTGAAAGTGTAGATGGTGTGATGGCTGACTTAGGGGTGTCTTCACCGCAGCTGGATCAGGCAGAACGCGGTTTCAGCTTTATGAAAGATGGCCCGCTGGATATGCGTATGGACAACTCGCAAGGTCCGACTGCAGCAGAATGGCTGGTGGATATTGAAGAAGAAGCACTGGCCAATGTGATTTTTCAGTATGGGGAAGAGCGTTATAGTCGTCGTATAGCCAAAGCGATCAAGGCTGCCGGATATATTGATACCACAGCCAAACTGGCGGAAATTGTGAAAGTTGCCCATCCAAAATGGGAAAAAAATAAACATGCTGCCACCCGAACTTTCCAGGCAATTCGTATTGCTATTAATAAAGAATTAGAAGATATTGAAACTTTCCTCCCTCAAGCGGTTGAAATTTTAAAACCAGAGGGACGTTTGGCTGTGATCAGCTTTCATTCATTAGAAGACCGGTTGATTAAACAGTTTATTCAAAAAGAATCAACGCTTGAAGAAGATTCAGGCTGGGGAATGCCGCAACAACAAAAGGATACGCGACGTTTAAAGAAAATCGCCCGGGTCAAGGCAAGTGATGAGGAAGTTAAAGCCAATCCTCGTTCACGTAGCGCATGGCTGCGCGTGGCAGAACGTTTAGCTTAA
- a CDS encoding sulfate ABC transporter substrate-binding protein, which produces MKTQLKSLVSAALLATGLTYTATASQAADREFLNVSYDATREFYDEFNKSFGAYWKKRTGIDVNFKQSHGGSGKQARSVVDGLKGDVVTLALANDIEEIVRSGQIQPGWQKEFPHNSAPYTSTIVFMVRKDNPKGIKDWKDLTKPGVEIITPNPKTGGLPRWVYLSAWGYAEKQPGGSKAKAQEFVGKLYKNVKVMDSAARASMTTFAERNIGDVLLTWENEALVTQKTLGKNKFDIVYPSLTILTEPSVAIVDRTVDKNGNKWLAKGYINYLYSPLGQDMAARHFYRPRNEKVLAKYSSQFPKIKTFTIDEVFGGWANAQKTHFVNGAIFDQIYNSKR; this is translated from the coding sequence ATGAAAACTCAATTAAAATCACTGGTTAGTGCTGCCTTATTGGCAACAGGTCTGACATATACTGCAACTGCGAGCCAAGCCGCGGATCGTGAATTCCTGAACGTTTCTTATGATGCGACCCGTGAATTCTATGACGAATTCAACAAATCTTTTGGTGCCTACTGGAAAAAACGAACCGGTATTGATGTGAACTTTAAACAGTCTCACGGCGGTTCAGGTAAACAGGCCCGTTCTGTGGTTGACGGTTTAAAAGGTGATGTGGTGACCTTGGCATTGGCAAACGATATTGAAGAGATCGTAAGATCTGGTCAGATCCAGCCAGGCTGGCAAAAAGAGTTCCCGCACAATTCTGCACCTTATACTTCAACGATTGTCTTCATGGTACGTAAGGATAACCCCAAAGGAATTAAAGACTGGAAAGATCTGACTAAACCGGGTGTAGAAATTATTACACCAAATCCGAAAACTGGTGGCTTGCCACGTTGGGTTTATCTGTCAGCTTGGGGTTATGCAGAGAAACAGCCGGGTGGTAGCAAAGCCAAAGCCCAAGAATTTGTCGGCAAGCTTTATAAAAACGTCAAAGTGATGGACTCTGCTGCACGTGCATCGATGACCACATTTGCTGAACGTAATATTGGTGATGTGTTGTTAACTTGGGAAAATGAAGCCCTAGTAACACAAAAAACTCTCGGTAAAAATAAGTTTGATATCGTTTATCCATCTTTGACCATTCTGACTGAACCCTCTGTAGCCATCGTAGATCGTACCGTAGATAAAAATGGCAATAAATGGTTAGCTAAAGGTTATATCAACTATCTTTACTCTCCACTTGGTCAGGACATGGCAGCACGACATTTCTACCGTCCACGTAATGAGAAAGTATTAGCCAAATATTCATCACAGTTCCCAAAAATTAAAACCTTTACCATTGATGAAGTATTCGGTGGCTGGGCCAATGCACAGAAAACTCACTTTGTGAATGGCGCAATCTTCGACCAGATCTATAACTCGAAGCGTTAA
- a CDS encoding RNA-guided endonuclease InsQ/TnpB family protein, producing the protein MKINKAYKFRLEPNVEQEVILNNLVGSARFVWNQILAISFEMFAQNKHINAVNLVKKITALKKNPQFSFLDGNSNAVSLQQKVRDLASAWGKFFNPKEHARLKEKKRKPKKPKFFKLADGTEVQLRPLMPRFKKKSDGYDSIRLVQFDKYCWVKGNKLKLPNGVGVIKFRKSQEILGTIKNVTISKVSGRWYVSFCTETELTEMPIHPSKSAIGVDLGVKKLITTSNGQVFDPINSFKTNQIKLARLQRKQRKKVKFSQNWKKLNFKINKLHHHIANIRHDYLQKITTTLSKNHAMIAVEDLKVANMSKSASGTIENQGKNVKAKSGLNKSILDQGWGMLVSMLEYKQQWRGGLLVKVDPKYTSQTCCECGHVAKENRQTQAKFECVGCGYVANADLNASRNILSAGHAVLSVEGGCGKGRPKKQKASEIREEVA; encoded by the coding sequence ATGAAAATCAATAAAGCGTATAAATTTAGGCTTGAGCCTAATGTCGAGCAAGAGGTTATTTTAAATAATCTCGTTGGCTCTGCACGCTTTGTTTGGAATCAAATATTAGCAATTTCATTTGAAATGTTTGCTCAAAATAAACACATTAATGCGGTGAATCTAGTAAAAAAGATAACAGCACTGAAAAAGAATCCTCAGTTTAGCTTTTTAGATGGAAATTCAAATGCTGTGTCACTTCAACAAAAAGTTCGTGATCTTGCATCAGCATGGGGGAAGTTTTTCAACCCTAAAGAACATGCTCGACTAAAAGAAAAAAAGCGCAAACCTAAGAAACCTAAATTTTTTAAATTGGCTGATGGTACTGAGGTTCAGTTGCGCCCACTTATGCCTAGATTTAAGAAAAAATCAGACGGTTATGATTCCATTCGCCTTGTACAATTCGATAAATACTGTTGGGTTAAAGGAAATAAACTCAAACTCCCTAATGGCGTAGGTGTTATTAAATTCAGGAAGTCGCAAGAGATTCTAGGCACAATAAAAAATGTGACGATCAGTAAGGTGTCAGGACGTTGGTACGTTTCATTCTGTACTGAAACAGAACTTACTGAAATGCCGATCCACCCATCAAAATCAGCGATTGGTGTTGATCTTGGTGTTAAGAAATTAATCACTACCTCAAATGGTCAGGTCTTTGACCCGATCAATAGCTTTAAAACCAATCAGATTAAATTAGCTAGACTTCAACGGAAGCAGAGAAAGAAAGTTAAATTTAGTCAAAATTGGAAAAAACTGAATTTTAAAATCAATAAACTACATCATCACATTGCCAATATTCGTCATGACTACTTGCAAAAAATCACTACAACGCTCAGCAAAAACCACGCAATGATTGCTGTTGAGGATTTAAAAGTAGCAAATATGTCGAAGTCAGCAAGTGGCACAATCGAAAATCAAGGAAAGAATGTAAAAGCTAAGTCAGGCTTAAACAAATCAATCCTAGATCAAGGTTGGGGCATGCTCGTTAGTATGTTGGAATATAAGCAACAATGGCGAGGTGGATTACTTGTAAAAGTTGATCCGAAGTACACAAGTCAAACCTGCTGTGAATGTGGTCATGTAGCAAAAGAAAACCGACAAACTCAAGCTAAATTTGAGTGTGTCGGATGCGGTTATGTTGCGAATGCGGATTTAAACGCATCTCGTAATATATTGTCGGCAGGACATGCCGTTTTGTCTGTGGAGGGTGGATGCGGTAAAGGTCGCCCTAAGAAGCAGAAAGCAAGCGAAATCCGTGAGGAAGTCGCCTAA
- the tnpA gene encoding IS200/IS605 family transposase, with protein MSEIYKNRHSAFNLHVHLVFITKYRKKILGELHHKYFNECATEICKDFDAELKECNGESDHVHMLIQYPPTVQLSKLVNNLKSVTSRRMRNEFLDLRGNYTKPVLWSRSYFAGSCGGAPLEIIKQYIQNQQG; from the coding sequence ATGAGTGAGATATATAAAAACCGACATTCAGCCTTTAATCTTCATGTTCATTTAGTTTTTATAACGAAATATCGAAAAAAAATACTAGGTGAGTTGCATCATAAATATTTCAATGAGTGTGCAACTGAAATATGTAAAGATTTTGATGCTGAATTAAAGGAATGTAATGGTGAATCCGACCATGTTCACATGCTTATTCAGTATCCACCAACGGTACAGTTAAGCAAATTGGTTAATAATTTAAAGTCTGTAACAAGTAGAAGAATGCGAAATGAGTTTTTAGACTTGAGAGGGAATTATACAAAACCTGTTTTATGGTCAAGATCATATTTTGCAGGGTCTTGTGGTGGTGCGCCTTTGGAAATAATCAAACAATATATTCAGAATCAACAAGGTTGA